ACAGAGCTTGCACTTTGGCTTTGTGCCATCGCAACGGGATTTCCTTGAGCGGCAAACCTCACACTAGTGGGAGTCAGTATACAAAAGCGGAAATGGAATGAATTAACAAAATAAAAATGGTGTAGTGACGCACAGCAATAGTGGCCCTGCGGCGGGGGTAATCGACACCCGTTTCGGTATTCCTCCTTTTGAGTGGGTTCGAGCCTTCATCGCTTGAGACCTTTTGCGCGCCATTGGACATGCTGTCAGGTCTGTTGTCAGATGACTGCGAAAGATGTCGAGATTTTTGAGATGCGCTTAGTATGCCCTCCCGACTGAAACTGGGCGTCCGCTGGTTTTTGTAGCTGACAGGGGACTTGAGCGAGGCGTCAGCCGACATTGCTGTAAGTGAAGATATCGGAAGTTCGAGAGAAAAGCTGTCGCGTGCAGGTACCGTGAATGGTCGCGCTGCGTTGAGAGAGATTGAATGGAGGGATTCGCCTGTCGATGATGCGGACATGATGATAGATTGGCGTCAAAAATGAAACGGTATCGAGGAACGGCCTCGAGAATAAGTTCTAGTTGAGTTGGTGTAGCGGCGTGGACAAAGCAATGATGCGCACGACTCGAAATGTCCTTTCAGCAAAACAGCATTATGTAGCAAGGCCGATGGTCGGGAATGGTGAGATGAGCATCAGACGATGCGACGAAAGCTCACGTTTCCAAGCTGTGTTGAACTTGAGCTGGTGAAGAGCGACTGGTTTCCTTGAGAAACGATTCGCGGTTTGGGCGTTCCAACAGACAATTGAAGAACGTCAGTCTCACAATAAGAACACCGAAATGTTCTCGAGACACTGAACGTTGAAAGAGGCGTCCTTTCCTGCAGCCGAAATGGAGGAGTAAATGGTTATGTATGGGGGAAGAGCCAGGACAAGGGTCTCCGAGCCCCCGTTGTTCTGCAGCTGCACTTGGACTTAACCCCGGACCCTGGGTCGGCGGGCGGTGGAACTCGGAAGAGGGTGGTGGAGAAACGGCGGGAGAGACGAAGTAAGAAAGGTAGAGAGTCAACCTGGGGGACTTCTGGAGAGATGGGATGGGTCATTTATTGGCCCAACAGAGTCGGCCGAAGAGAGTATCCAACAAAGGATAGACCCGGTCAACATGTATGTACTTGGTTCCGCGGTCGAGGTATATGAGAAGTTGATTTTAAGTATGGCATGATATGTCGAGCAAAATCCGAAATGACTTGTCTCGGGGGGCAGTTTTGCTTAAAGTGGTGGTGGCGTACGTTTTGTTTCTTGGTACGAAGGCGATTCGCTTCCAAATCTGGGGTCTCAGGGCGTCAGCAACAGAGAGTCTGGAGAAGTCCATAGTAGCTACTCTGCTCTGTGGTGCACTGTGAGAACAGAACTGCCCGTCACGTTGTCCTGGCCTTCCTGAAGCGTTCGCAAGCATCAACTCCATGTTGTTCCCCAGAGGATTGGGTGGCTCAAGCCAGTTGTTCTCGTTTAAACCGCCATGACAGGGATaaggttgagatggaggtGGGCGGCTCTTGAGGGGGATTGGTGGGAATCCTTGCAGCAAGACCGTTTGCGTGTGGAGAAGCGATTTCTGGAGGATGAGGTTCAATTTCTTGCCTGAGATTGGAGTTGTTGACACAATTTTTGTTGTCCAAAGTTGGTAAGTGTTCCATGATGGAGATGTAGGTTAAATGTGTTGTTGCTTCGTATGTGGATTTCAGGTACATACTGTGCGTGAAGCTTTGGGGAAAGAGCGGAAATGTCGTCCCATGTTGTGCTTGCTGTACTGCCCTTGCAGCAATATCAAGAGTAATAAGGAAGGAACACATGGGAGAAGCTAATAAGCATCCCAGTTCTTTCACTTCATTGCTTGAAATGCACCTGGAACTAAAACACAACAATATCATGCTTCATCCTTGAGTTTAACGATGTGATCACATTGCAGTCTTCTCTTTACCGTTGCTATTTGACATAATACGATCCTCTTATTGCCGAGTATGCCATCTTATAGATACGTCTCCTCCAAATGGTGGCATAATGAGCCCCGAATGATGCATCTCTACCACGATATGACAGACAACCGTACCGTCACCGTCGAGGTAATGAATGGTTCTAGACCCCAGCGGGGTTAGAATCGCCACGAGAGGAGAAAGACCTTCAATAGCAAGTGATTGACTGTCTCGGATGGCACCCGGACCTCTCGCTCATGACCATGGGGTCTGCAAATCTTTCAACCCCAAACGGACTTGATGCTTACTTGGAATTCCACTTCCTCACTTGGCGATTTTGATATAGAATAATATTTCAAATACCGATCTCCGGCTCACCCGATATATTATGGCGCACACACCTTTGTTTCCAATAAACGTGGCTTTGAAATCGAAATCTGGTCTCAGCTTTCCTAATGCTTACACTGACTTACTTATTTACATTAGACCATTGCCTTGCCCAGACGCACTGTCGCTCGACCTCACCCGTCATGACAAGCGCTCATGCGCCCGATCCATGTAACGGCCCGAATAGGAGTGCTCTTCCGTTGGAGCCTCGCAGCCCAGTCCAATCCAAATCTCAGCCCGTGACCAACCTGGGGTTCGGTTTTAGCCTGCTCCGGTCTGGAGTGCCCGTCTCGAGACGCCTGTCAACCTGCGGGGAAGCTTAAAAGGTGTGGCACGTTTTGTCCGCTTACGGAAAACTGCTGGCAAGGTTGTTTGATGGATCTTCCGGCTAATTAACACTCGCGTTAATCTACCATGTCCAGAGACTCCAGACGAAGGCACGGCACAGACAGAAACCCATCGGTTCGGGTCACGGCTTGAATATATCCAGACTCTCGGGTAGACGATGTCTTCACGTTAGAAGACACGTTTCCTGTCAGAACTCAAATAGATGACACTGATAATTCTAAACGTACATCAGGCCTGCCCAGTAAGCTTTATAGCGAGCTGCTCAACCATTTAGAAGATCGAGTTGCCAAGAACCCGTGCCGCTACCCACATCGACAACATCTTCAGGGTCTTCAACACCCTGGCCATCACCTTGAGCCTTGCTACCAGGCTGCGACCTGATCTCCAAACCCACAGTCCCCTCGATTCCCTTTTCGGGCATCCGGGAGATTCAATGCCCGATACTACTCCGGCAAGGATTGCAACCGCGCGAGAGCAACAGCCTTGTAGTCGAGGTCTGATGGACTGACAGTCTCTCATGTTCTCCGAGGTCGCTGCATGAAAGACACAACAACCTACACGCTAATGTAGTGTGCTTCACATCATCCCCTGCGTCACAACAACACGATCGAGCAGTTGTGGCAGCCCAACACCAATCAAGTGAATAATGGGCATCCATAAAGTGCCCATGATTCTGCAACCCACAGCTTCTTCGGATCTGGCAGCGGTCAACCCGAAACTACAAATCAAGGCATTCAAGACTGGTATTGTCTGCATATGAGCAAGTCCTGCGAATTCAAGACGATACCCATAAGTTTCAGGTACTTGGGACGGATGGTCATACGTCATGAAGCTCTCGTTCTCAGTAACGTCGGTTGCACGGATGAGAGACACCGAGAGACGGATGCACATTATGACGCCGGACGGAAACAAAGAAGCTGTGAGGCATCTTTCTTCAAAGGGCGAAGCTCATGGTCACTCGTAGAAGATCACGGCTGTAACTTCGCCTTCTAGCTCTGCATAGGCGATGAAATCACCCATGATTCCAGTTTTGGCATCCCTCTCAATGATGGCGACACGGCTGTCACTTTGAAGAGCCACTGCAACCAACGTTCCCGCCTTGTTGATAGAGAAGTGACGAGGAAATCTGCCTCCACATGGAATGTCTTGTTGGAGAGTGAGATGCCCGGTTTCTGAGTCAATTTTGAAACTGACTAAAGGATCAGATGGTATAGTGCCGTTACTGGTGTCAAAGTCTGGAACTTGGAGAGTGCTTTCATTACGAGACGAGATGATCAGGAATTCTCTGTCCGGCTTTGTTCAAAAGTTAGAATGAACGCTGCTCAAAGGTTGTGAACAGACTTACAGATACCACAATCTCAGCAGCTGCAGCGCCTTGCGGCACGTCTTTGCCTTCTCCATGGATACCACTGTTCCACATTTCCTTGAACCTGATAAACTCGCCACCATACACGACTTCATAGCCGATAATGGTATTGGCCAGCTCGGTGACAAGGTACATGAATgtcttggtctccttgaCTACAAAGGCAATATGTCGAGGCCCGCTACCTGGGGCAACGACCAATGGATCAAGCTTGGACAGACCCAGATCTCCGAAACCAACGCCGTATATGTGAATCAGATCTGCTCCCAGATCAGGTACCAGAACAAATCGTTTGCTCGGATCAACGACTGCAGCATGGGGATGGGATGCCTCCTNNNNNNNNNNNNNNNNNNNNNNNNNNNNNNNNNNNNNNNNNNNNNNNNNNNNNNNNNNNNNNNNNNNNNNNNNNNNNNNNNNNNNNNNNNNNNNNNNNNNNNNNNNNNNNNNNNNNNNNNNNNNNNNNNNNNNNNNNNNNNNNNNNNNNNNNNNNNNNNNNNNNNNNNNNNNNNNNNNNNNNNNNNNNNNNNNNNNNNNNNNNNNNNNNNNNNNNNNNNNNNNNNNNNNNNNNNNNNNNNNNNNNNNNNNNNNNNNNNNNNNNNNNNNNNNNNNNNNNNNNNNNNNNNNNNNNNNNNNNNNNNNNNNNNNNNNNNNNNNNNNNNNNNNNNNNNNNNNNNNNNNNNNNNNNNNNNNNNNNNNNNNNNNNNNNNNNNNNNNNNNNNNNNNNNNNNNNNNNNNNNNNNNNNNNNNNNNNNNTGAGGACAATGTTTCAAGTTTTACAGGCGTATCCCGATACTTAGCAACCGAAAGATTCAATGTTGTGACAAGTCCACTGTAGGACGCAACATACAACAACACGTCCGGCTCGTGGTGAGTGCTTAATTCAAGAATGTCATGGTTGTGACTCCAGTGCGCGCCTCTGCGATAGTAAGTCTGATATACGCAATGGAGTAAAAACACAGTAATAGGCGCGGCGAGAAGGAGTGTTGAGACGAGAAGTGTTGTGCTATTATCCCGAAAGGGGTTCTTCGAGGGTTTCTGACGACCGAAGAACTTCATTGTCTCCAGTCGACGGACAGTGTTATGGTAAAGTTGAAGATTATGACGAAGTTGGAGCTGACGCAGCTTCACCGCACTAGCCGCAAGCTATCAGCCAGGGGTGAGAGCGTGGGTGAAACAACAATGCCGATCAAAGAAGAGATTCAGGCAAAAGATAGCAATTCTGCAAAGAGAACAAAATGGAGGTGAAGATGCAGAAGTGAGATTGATCCTAAGGCTCTGAAGGAATACACTACCGTCGCCGTGCAGATCGGGGTGACACTGTGATGACTTCGTATTGCATGCAAGTATCACCAGATGGATCTAGTGTTGCCGCTAAAAGCTTGGATTTAGAGTTCAGCTTCCAACGTCCATCCGCGGGAAGCGAATTGTTTCAGAAACAGTTTCAGTTGGCTGCATTTTCGGTAATACTTTGATGTATTGGATGATTGTTTTTATAAATCATATCATGCTTAGGGGAGTTAATAGACTAAAACTTAGGGCCTCGATCCTAAAGGATGAAATTACTTAGGCAAACTATCATAAGCTTAGGGGGCTTTTTGATGAATATATTTTGGTATCCTTTGTCGTGGTCTGAAGTTTTGCTCCTCTCGGCATGCTTGGACGAAGGATACGTGCCTGCACTGGCCTTTTCATGGGGTCAGGAATAGCAATTTCATGAAcccatcaccatcaaggcATTATCAGGATGCTCTACAAGTTACAATATCCATTTGTTTATTTTCAGTACCCTCTTGCTTCATTTTTGGTATCTCAAAAGCACTCCAACCAACACCTCACCCCATACTATCTCCACGAAAACATCTGTCACTTAACATCTCCAAACATTTTCTTTTCTCAACTAGGCCTTTTCTGACGGGAAGTCCTGGATTGCAGGCGTCGTAGTTCCTCTTGATAATGACATGCTGTATGGAGCCTAATGAACTGTTAGCTTTGAGCAACCTCGTAGTTGATGTTGTACATACCAAAACTTCCTTAGCGTTACATATTCTCCAAGCAAGTTTACGAACGCTTCCATCCGCGGCTACGACGGGTGGTGCAAACTCAATGCCAAACATTTCTCGAATGGCGTAGACAATCCTCTTGGCATATTTTGTATCGCGCTCGACATGGCCGCCGAAAGGCTCCTCAGGCTGGTTGGGTGCAATATCTGGATCACGGTCCAGGCAGTTTTGGACAACTGGAAGAAGTGCAGCCTCGACCGCTTGCTCGTACAAGCCCTTGGCACCAAGATcgacatcctcttcatcaaacTTGCTGATTCGAATCTCGAAAGGTTCTGAAATCGCCATGGCATGATGGTGTCCGTTGTGATGGTATCTGAATTCGAAGACACCTTGCGTCCACCACAACTTGTCACCTTCAAACACAACTTCGCCTTCGACCAGATCGGTTTCTGTGATCTCAGTTGAGGTCACGGGGTGTTCTTCGACCACAATGCTAACATCGGCAGTCAAGGCATCATAAGAGCCAGCGTTAGTAGGTGCCCATCGTCCCAAAGAAGATACCTCAGTTGTTTCCCTCGAACGGTTATCGGTAACCATGTAAAGACCAATCCAATCTTTCTTACTGTGGTTAGCAGGTGCTCTCCACTTGACCCGGAGAGGCGCTCCATATTCAAAAGCCATGGTCTTAACAGGCTTAGGGAACCGGCCCGTCAAGCTCTCCTTTCCAGTGTACTTCTCGACGATAGGTGCATTGTTAACAGGAGTACCCTGTACGGAAAGAGAGTAGAACTTGGGATCACGGCCTTCTAGATCAGGAGCAATTCTGGTAATGGTGAGTCGTGCGGGAGCCATGTTGAAAAGAGCCGAAGTATCTCGCACGATGGTCTTAACACCTGCTGCGAATTTAGGCCGAGCGGTATCGATAAAGTCCTCAACGAATTGGCTGGTGTCATCTAACACCTTGTCGACACTCTCTTGCCATCCCTTGACGGGAGGAGGCAATGAtttcttgatgaacttggtaAGACCTGCTTCTTGACGTAGACTGCGACCATAGATCTTTTGCATGTGGGGTCGCTCAATGTACGAGATGTAGTAGACAGTCAAGATCTGGGTGAACAGGGCCATAAGGAAAATGGATCGACTCCACGTAATGAGTGCGGCACCCCACACAGCAGCCGTTCCGAAGAACCGATCAGGGTTATTCAGGAACCGGTAAATAGACTTGTAAGTCAATTTAGCCTGTTGATCAAAGAAGAAATCGCCGCAGAACCAGCCAAACTCGCCCAGAGAATCATAGACACTGAATGCGGTCCACAACTGAAGGGCAACGAGACTAGCGCCAAGAACATGCTTGAGCAGGACCAGGCCATAGGCCCAGTCTTCAGGAGGCGAGTACATCTTCCAGCAAGCGGCAACAAATGCAGTGTTACACATGATCATGCTGATGTGGTGGAGGCCCTTCCATTGGCGCCAGGCTTCACCGGCACTCTCGCCAAATTTAAGGAAATGGCGCGTCCACATCTTGTTCTTAGACTGTTGGTCGAGAATAAGACCTAGGCCAAGATGATACCAAACACGCCAGGCTAGAGCGTGAAACACGAAAGCCGCCTGCCATACGGCAGTTGAAGGTGTCACAAGAGTGAGGACGGCTACATAGAACGGCATAAGAATGACGGCGAAGTCAGGGACGCGGAACAAGTCAAGATTGCTTAAACCAACGAGATTGTGGACAGGAGCGGGCTCGTCTTTTGGGGCGGGCGTAAGCGTCTGCTGGTCGAATGCACCTTCAAGCGATTTCATATCAGTGGGTATGGCATCACTTTGACCCCCGGAGACGGTTCGCttgcgaggaggaggagggttGTAGGTTTTCTCAATATGAGGATTCTCGACAATCACGAGGAAGGCGAATTGGGCCAAGTGAGCGAGgatcgagatgaagagaacCTCATAGCTAGCAGCCATCATGGAAATACCATAGTAACCAGCATATCCGATCGAGTACATGGGGTGAGGAGCCATTTCGAAGACACCGTCAAAGGTCAAGTCTTGATCGATGAGATAGAAGAAGTCTCCCCAATACCAGGCAAAGTCTTTCACAACACGGTGGGCGTCGAGTTTCACCCAGAGATTGAAGCCGATTAGGGCGATGCCAACGGCCCAGCGGGAGAAACCAATCAAAGGATTCTCTCCTTCAGGAGTGTGGCCACAGACGATGGCGAACAGGCAGTACGACACGAAATCACACATGAGGATCAAATCAACAACCCTTC
This genomic stretch from Fusarium oxysporum f. sp. lycopersici 4287 chromosome 2, whole genome shotgun sequence harbors:
- a CDS encoding phosphatidylethanolamine N-methyltransferase; its protein translation is MSTAADLPATGPGLRQRQSGVDPPAQQDKPQAEQGHSRQSSDVPVPSDKSSKTYGRTPDGTVFIVPTTHDMVSQLLDPRQPKNLSDAIVLTILGLHILAAYFLPSSSKRIVFAAVFLFWRACYNIGIGVLLQIQSNHRRLVTWARRWKLFENPSTGKNPRPWLYKLLKNELETKIPEDYEFEKAPIEYNTWLVFRRVVDLILMCDFVSYCLFAIVCGHTPEGENPLIGFSRWAVGIALIGFNLWVKLDAHRVVKDFAWYWGDFFYLIDQDLTFDGVFEMAPHPMYSIGYAGYYGISMMAASYEVLFISILAHLAQFAFLVIVENPHIEKTYNPPPPRKRTVSGGQSDAIPTDMKSLEGAFDQQTLTPAPKDEPAPVHNLVGLSNLDLFRVPDFAVILMPFYVAVLTLVTPSTAVWQAAFVFHALAWRVWYHLGLGLILDQQSKNKMWTRHFLKFGESAGEAWRQWKGLHHISMIMCNTAFVAACWKMYSPPEDWAYGLVLLKHVLGASLVALQLWTAFSVYDSLGEFGWFCGDFFFDQQAKLTYKSIYRFLNNPDRFFGTAAVWGAALITWSRSIFLMALFTQILTVYYISYIERPHMQKIYGRSLRQEAGLTKFIKKSLPPPVKGWQESVDKVLDDTSQFVEDFIDTARPKFAAGVKTIVRDTSALFNMAPARLTITRIAPDLEGRDPKFYSLSVQGTPVNNAPIVEKYTGKESLTGRFPKPVKTMAFEYGAPLRVKWRAPANHSKKDWIGLYMVTDNRSRETTEVSSLGRWAPTNAGSYDALTADVSIVVEEHPVTSTEITETDLVEGEVVFEGDKLWWTQGVFEFRYHHNGHHHAMAISEPFEIRISKFDEEDVDLGAKGLYEQAVEAALLPVVQNCLDRDPDIAPNQPEEPFGGHVERDTKYAKRIVYAIREMFGIEFAPPVVAADGSVRKLAWRICNAKEVLAPYSMSLSRGTTTPAIQDFPSEKA
- a CDS encoding phosphatidylethanolamine N-methyltransferase; its protein translation is MVSQLLDPRQPKNLSDAIVLTILGLHILAAYFLPSSSKRIVFAAVFLFWRACYNIGIGVLLQIQSNHRRLVTWARRWKLFENPSTGKNPRPWLYKLLKNELETKIPEDYEFEKAPIEYNTWLVFRRVVDLILMCDFVSYCLFAIVCGHTPEGENPLIGFSRWAVGIALIGFNLWVKLDAHRVVKDFAWYWGDFFYLIDQDLTFDGVFEMAPHPMYSIGYAGYYGISMMAASYEVLFISILAHLAQFAFLVIVENPHIEKTYNPPPPRKRTVSGGQSDAIPTDMKSLEGAFDQQTLTPAPKDEPAPVHNLVGLSNLDLFRVPDFAVILMPFYVAVLTLVTPSTAVWQAAFVFHALAWRVWYHLGLGLILDQQSKNKMWTRHFLKFGESAGEAWRQWKGLHHISMIMCNTAFVAACWKMYSPPEDWAYGLVLLKHVLGASLVALQLWTAFSVYDSLGEFGWFCGDFFFDQQAKLTYKSIYRFLNNPDRFFGTAAVWGAALITWSRSIFLMALFTQILTVYYISYIERPHMQKIYGRSLRQEAGLTKFIKKSLPPPVKGWQESVDKVLDDTSQFVEDFIDTARPKFAAGVKTIVRDTSALFNMAPARLTITRIAPDLEGRDPKFYSLSVQGTPVNNAPIVEKYTGKESLTGRFPKPVKTMAFEYGAPLRVKWRAPANHSKKDWIGLYMVTDNRSRETTEVSSLGRWAPTNAGSYDALTADVSIVVEEHPVTSTEITETDLVEGEVVFEGDKLWWTQGVFEFRYHHNGHHHAMAISEPFEIRISKFDEEDVDLGAKGLYEQAVEAALLPVVQNCLDRDPDIAPNQPEEPFGGHVERDTKYAKRIVYAIREMFGIEFAPPVVAADGSVRKLAWRICNAKEVLAPYSMSLSRGTTTPAIQDFPSEKA
- a CDS encoding hypothetical protein (At least one base has a quality score < 10), coding for MKFFGRQKPSKNPFRDNSTTLLVSTLLLAAPITVFLLHCVYQTYYRRGAHWSHNHDILELSTHHEPDVLLYVASYSGLVTTLNLSVAKYRDTPVKLETLSSEASHPHAAVVDPSKRFVLVPDLGADLIHIYGVGFGDLGLSKLDPLVVAPGSGPRHIAFVVKETKTFMYLVTELANTIIGYEVVYGGEFIRFKEMWNSGIHGEGKDVPQGAAAAEIVVSPDREFLIISSRNESTLQVPDFDTSNGTIPSDPLVSFKIDSETGHLTLQQDIPCGGRFPRHFSINKAGTLVAVALQSDSRVAIIERDAKTGIMGDFIAYAELEGEVTAVIFYE